The genomic region TTACCTGCAGCTGTCAGGACCTGGAGGCAAGAGGGGGGTGACTGGCCTGTCCACATATGTGGCCCCCCGGACCCCCACAGCCCCTTGCAGAACCCACCTTGCACTCGGGTGCTGCTGGCTGCTGGTTGAGACTGAGGCTAAGCAGCCCTGGGGAGGAGCCAGGCACCTGGGCCttgagctccccactcagctgcCACTGGTTGACACAGCGGCCCTGGCCGGCAGACAGAAtctgtggagggcagggaggggggtcgGGGGTCAGGACTGGAGAGGGGAACTGGGCAAAGGTGGCAGAAGCAAGACAGAGGGCCTCACCAGGTCCTGGTAGAAGGTGACGTGTTTCTGTGGCGCCCGCATGGGGAAAATGGTGGTGGGTGTGGAGGATCGGAGGTGCCAGAGGGTAAGTGCTGGGCCGCCTCCACAGACCTGGGCAGAAAGGTGGGGATCCCCAGCCACTGTAAGCTCAGGCCCTCAGCTGGCAGGGCCCGGAGCGGTCACCCCATTCTACACCTCGCCCTGCTCACCATCCAGTCTGAGTCAGTTGCCAAACATCCGATCCAACGCCCATTGTGGGGTCTTGAGCACTCCTAGGGGGAAGGacgggaagagagaaggagatgaAGATACAGGGGATGCCTAGGAAGGTAGAAGGGAGGACAGGGCATGGGGTGTGCCCTCACCTCATGCTTATACACCTCGATGGTCTGGACTTCCTTGGCTGTGCGGAGGTCTGTGGGGAAAGAACCATGAGAAGAGCCCGGCTGGCCCCAATCTCCCTCGCCGCCATCTCATCTTTCCCTCCAACCGGACACTAACTTACCCCAAAGTCTCACGGCTCCATCCTCGCCACCCGACAGCACTTCAGGGCTCCGCTCCCGCAGTGCCAGGCAGTGGATATAGTCCGTGTGGCCCCGGAGGGCCCGCTGCAGGAGGAGGGCCGCTGTCAGGAGGAGATCCAGGAAGAATGCCCCTACTCCCATCCAGCCCTGACCACCCCAGCTCCATGGCTTGCTCACTGTGAAGGCCCCAGTCTCGAGGTCCATCGTATGCAACTGACAGTCTCCCCCTGCCAGGATGAGAGAATTCTCCTACAGAAGAAGGCAAGGTGGAATCACAAGTCAATGTCGAATCAGgacaggaagaggggaaaggctTTTAAGTTTGGACCAAGAACAGGGCAGAGTAGAGCCCCAGTCACAAAGGGATCAGACCTTGGGGACGAGAAGCAAAGCATTGATCTCAGGCACTTCTAGGCTGGTCCTGGGAGAGAGAAAGCGAGGTCAGCTCCGATGAGGCGCTACCTTCACCCCCAAGTACCTTCTGCCCACATGGCCCTAGCTCACCTGTATGGGGGCTGACGCCGCCACAGCTCCTTACAGCCCTTCATGGAGGAAAACACTGGATCATGTCAGAGGCTCGCTGGGACCAGGAACCCCAGCCGTCCCCCAGTTCCACACTCCTTACCTTCTTGAGGATCTCTGCCCAAAGCCAGGCCTtcacctccccatccccagcactGAGCAGATGTCGATCAGTGGAGACCATGCTGTAGACTGGCCCATCATGGGCTAGATGGAAATGCAGGACCTGAGTGACCCTGTCCTGTTCCCCTCCCCTACCCGGGGGTTCTCTAAGCCAGACTCAATGGCTGCACCCACCTTGGAATGTGACCACAGGcttcttactttcttctttggCCTCAGAGCTCAAAGCAGCAGACAAgctgaagggagaggggagggcagccTGAGAGTCAGAAGCAGGGGGCATCAGTCCCAGGGGGTACAAGTGGTAGAGCTACCGGGTGGTGGGAGCAGGGCTGAGGGTACCTGAAGATGGCTATCTGCCCATAATTGTTGCCAGCTGCCAGGAACTTCCCGCAGGGTGAGACACTCTGGGAGAAAATGGTCATGTGGAGCCGCTGCAGGGCCTGAAACACTTCCATCTGTGGGGAGAGGCTGCATGGAGGCTACCTGGGACATCTAGGACCTGCGAGTCAGActccttcctgcttcccctgccGCCTGTCCGGCCTCTCACTGCCCAGATCGCTCAGCCATCCTTTGAGGCGGACCACCAAGTGGGTGCCTGCCCATTGAGTCCCAGGGCTTGCTCCAAGAACAGGGTGAGGAAGCGGGCACCTGAGGCATGACGTCTACCGGGACCTTGAGCAAGCACCCAGCCTGGCCTCCAAGGTTCCTCAAGTGTCAAATGGAGCTCACGGGAGACTGTCACAGGTGTCTGAGCTCCTGTATCGAGCTTCGCATACAGCTGCCTCATAATAAGCGCTTAAAAAGTGGCTCCATTACTCCAGTACAGAAAAACATACTGACTTCTAATCCCTACTCTCCTACTTTCACGTTAGGCCCCTAAGGTCTTGCTGCGTTACCCTCCCGTTCCCGGGTCACAGTCCGAGTCCCACGCAAAACAGAGCTCAGGGCACGACTCCTTGCCGCCCCTTCCGAACGGGTCATGGACTACAAACCCCAGAATGCACCGCGCACCACGCCCTCCTCACCTGACCCAGAGGTACAGCGTATGGCACAGCTCGCTCCATATGGAGAACTACAAATCCCAGAGTGCTCAGCGCGACGCAGCTTCACGCGTCTGGCCGTGCCCGCGAGCGGTTCCCCTTTGGGGCACCGCACAGCCCCAACACCGCCGGCCGTCCCGGCGCGAAGGCGGCCGCCGAGTATTACCCAGAGCCTCAGGATCCCAGGTGACCGCCGTGAAGATCGCCAACAAGAAGTAGCTCCCACCGCAGCCCCGCTACTCcagatcccctcccccacctcgccGAGCCCACCGGCCTTCTAGCCCCGCGTCGCTCGCCTTCCGCGCCTGCGCAGAACCTCGCCGCCGCGCGCGCCTAAAACCACGCCCCTCGCGCTGGACCACGCCCTCTGAGGCTCCGCCCTGTCGGCCGGATCCCACCCTCTGCCTGCAGGACCCCGAACCCAAATGATCCTGCAGCAGCCCCTGGAACGAGGCCCCCCAGGTCGGGCCCAGCGGGACCCACGGGCCGCGTCGGGGACGCCCCGAGCCCAGGACGTGAGGTGTGTGTAAGGGCACTGGGTGGGCCTGGCCCAGGGGCCCAGGAGCTTTGGCTGTGGGCTCAGGGCTGGTCTGCAAGATGACACGCGGTGGGGCGAGTCGGCAGGGCTTGGGCATAAGCTGAGACTGGGCTGAGAGTTCTGAGGCAGGCTGCTGGCTAGGCTGGGAGATGGGGTGACTTAGGTGTCAGCTGAGACGGGTGGTCTGGGGACTTCCTGGCTTACACTGCAGGCACTGGAGAGCAGATCCTGGGGATGGGGCCAAGAGGGTGGGGTGcacctggctttcttttcttcccagctCCCCTCTCCGAGGAGCTGTGCCCATGAGCACCAAGCGGCGCCTGGAGGAGGAGCAGTgagtttgggggcagggagggactcCCAAGACCTCTGTCACATTAGGTCCCCATCAGACTGCCACCAATGTGAATGTCCCAGCCtgcctttcttctgtctctccccaggGAGCCCTTGCGAAAACAGTTCCTTTCTGAAGAGAACATGGCCACCCACTTCTCTCGACTCAGCCTGCACAATGACCACCCTTACTGCAGCCCCCCCATGGCTTtccccccatctctgcccccacTCAGGTAGGCACCATCCACCATCCACCGTCTGGGCCTTCTGGAGGATCACATCCCATCTTGGAGCCAGTCTCTAGGCCCTGCCTCATCCTGCTATTTTTAGCTTCTAGCCAACCTCTGTTGTTTCCCATCTTGGCTCCTTGGAAGGTGCTGGCAGCCCAAGAGCTCTTGGTGACCTGGACCTGGTGGGAGGTGGCTCTTCCAGGCCAGCCTCAGCCCCATGCTGTTATTTCCTTTTCCAGGAGCCCTTGCTCTGAGCTGCTTCTCTGGCGCTACCCTGGGAACCTGATCCCTGAGGCCCTCCGGCTGCTGAGGCTAggggacacccccaccccccactacccTGCCACCCAAGCTGGAGAGATAATGGAGCTCTGAGTGCTGGTGGGCAGTATTTCTGCccaccttccttcttccccacaaCAGAGAAGACCAGCATCCCTACTGAGGGACCAGCTGTCCTAAATATTCTCCAGACTAGGCCTCTGGGCCCCAGGACCTACCCTCTACAGAGGACACTGAATCCCACagagccctggggagggaggggcaggagggacaggagCATGGGAAGGGAGGCATTCCCCCCAGAACTGAATAAAGATTGCTGAGCAAATGAAGGCTTCAGTCTGGAAccctggggcctttgggaaggaaggtgggaaggctGGGGCGCTGGATGCTTGGGGTTTCTCAGAATCTTCCCTGGAAAAAACGGTCAGGGGCCCGGCCAGGTCCTGGCAGGCTGGGCTCAGGCATTGAGAATGTGTGAGTCAgagcctcacccccacccccgcggcTGACTCACTCCTCCCTCCAGCTCTGGGAAGTTGGGCTGGGGATCATGCCACTCTCCGAACCATTTAAAGTTAAAGattcttttattaataaattctCCCGCCCTTCCAAactctctccccaaaataaatatttccccccctttgggggttgggggggacagTGTTTTAGGGCCAGCCCCCCTAGAGGGCCAGCCCCCTAGTGTTAGCAACAGGTCCCTAACCCCCCAGACAGAGACCCCATGGTGGAATTTCAGTACATCTGAGTGGGTGGGGCCTGGTGTTGTCTGGCCCTCAGGTCAGCCTGGCCCTCAGgccatgggggtggagggagggacgCCTTGTGCAAATGCTGCGGTTCCTTAGTGTCAGCTGTCTGGTGTGAGCCCGCGTGGGTCTCCTTTCCTGTCCTGGAGCCAGAGACAGGGCAGTCAGACACCTTGGAAGGCTCCTCTGAAGCCTGGGCCCAGGCCTCGGAGAGCTGATTCACCAGTCCCCCATCCCTCCACACCCCTGTGGTTGGAAGAGTCTGGCTCTGGCTGTCTCGGGTGAGGGAGCGGGctccagaatgaatgaatgaatgaatgaatggtgagtGGGTGGGGCCTCCTGCTGGCAAGGGCTCTCACTGTCACTGGATCAGTGCCACACCAGGACAGCCCTCCCCGCCGGTCTCCTCGATGGGGGCTGCAAAATAAGAAGAGGCGTGGTCAAGAGCAGGGGAGATGTTGAGGAATGATTGGGGGGAGGGCGGGCCTGGCTCACTTACTAGTAAACTTCTCTCTCCTGCGGCACCGTCTCCAGACCAAGAAGCCAGAAAGCAGTCCCAGCACGAGAGCTAGGCTCAGAGCACCCCCCAAGATGGGCCACAGCAGTGGGAAGGAGGCTGGAGGGGCCGCAGCGCCTGGGGGCAGGACTCCAAGTTAGACCTCGCCCCTTTCGGTACTAGCCCCGCCCCCTAGATCTGAGCCCCAAGCCTTTCCCCCACCTTGGCCCCTGCCCTGATCCgatcccttccccaccccaactcccacCTCCCTTCCTGATTAATTCCCCAGATCTGAAGCCCACTGctcccctctccacccccgcAAACTCTCTCCGACTCTGGGGTCCGCTCGCCCCCggtccctctccccccccccccgctccacTCACAGCCCAGGCAGAAGTCGCTGTGCGGTCGCGCCGGGCACGACGCGCAGTCCATGCACTTGTCGAGGTCCGCGCTCCAGGAGCTGCCGCGAGAGCAGGGGGTggtgcctggggagggggccgcgGGTCAGAGGCTGGGGCGGGGCACGGCTATTCTGGGGGCTGAGGTCAGGGTCGGCCGGCTCGAATAACGTGAGTCACCGGCGCCCTCCCCCCGCATTCCTCACAGGTGACCGCACGGCCCGACCGGGACTCAGCAGCGTGGGGGAAAGGGGGGCCTAGCGCGGGACGCTGTGGGGGGGGGTATCAGGtccccacaccaccaccccccgcaGCCGGCGGGTGACTCACTCCTGGGCACCGGGCCCGACCCCAGTCCCTCCCCCCGCATAGCTGGGCACTGAAGTCACCGGATGGAAGGGGGCACCCCACATGGCATAGAGGGTACAGACCCCCGTGCCCTCgataccacccccccccccgagacTCTTCGGTCACTGGGGCCAGACAGACCAGGTACTGAACAGGATGGGGGCGTGCCTTCTCACCGAAGGAGACATCCCGCCCTCAAACTTTCTCCCTCTACTTCCGAGTCTGGACTTACTAGGACAGAAGCCACCCCTCCATTTGAacaggggggaaactgaggctgggactGCGGATGAAGTTCGGAGCGAGATGAACCTCTCCTGGCCAGGGAGGGCGGTGTCTGGAAACCACCTAACCCAGAATCCCCGTGTCCGCCTAGTTCCCCCCAGTTCGGCCCCGTTCTCTGGGTCCCCAATGCCGACTCCCCGATCCCCGGTGAGAGGCTCCCCGGGCCCCCGCGGCCTCCCGCCcagcccgggccccgcccccggcgtACCTGGCACTCGCTCCCCGACCGCCGCGCCCAGCAGCGCCAGCCCGAGCCCCAGCACGAGGAGCCGCGGCAGCGGACGCAACGGACCGGGAACCATTGTGCGCGTCCGGCGGCCGTGGCCGTCTGAGCCTGCCGCGCGCGGGCCGGGGCGGACAGCGGCGACCCCGCCTCCGCCCCCGCCTTCCGGGGCGGCTCCCTCGGCTCGGCCCGCCCCGCCACCGGCTCTTGGACGCCCCGCCCCGCCTGGCCCGCTAAGTTCAGTCATTCGCTCCACAAGCACCAACTCGGTGCGCCAGCGGCTGGGACCCCGCAGGGACGCAGACCTGGCCCTGTCCTGTGGATGCTGAAGTCCGGGAAGTTGGGGGTGGGAATCAGACACGAACAACCCATTTCAAAGATAACTGCAGCTTtcggaagggaaaaagaagggggggaaatcggagggagagacgaaccatgagagactatggactctgagaaacaaactgagggttctagaggggaggggggtggggggatgggttagcccggtgatgggtattaaggagggcacgtactgcatggagcactgggtgttatacgaaaacaacgaatcgtggatcactacatcaaaaaaacgaacgatgtatggtgaccaacataataaaataaaatgtaaaaaaaaaaataactgcagcTTTCTTAAGGGCCCCGGGATATAATGATAACgacataacaaataataataataagtcttTAATTTCTACCTTAGGACATAGCTACACAGTAAAATGTGGGCTTGTTGTCTCCGATTTTTCCGAGTATGAAACTGAAGCTTGGGAAGGTTAGGTGAGTTCCCAGGGTCACAGCACTAGTAAGTAGCGGAGTCAGGAGCCAAGCTCTGGCCCCATGCCCTGTGCCCTGACCCACTGCGGGCCGGCGTTAGCCAGCTGAGGTCCCAGCGCCCGGGCCACATGCGGGCGCAGCGGCCCCAGGCTCGAGCGACCCCAGCTGACGAGGTTGAGATTCGCGCGCCCGCGATCTGGAATGgggtctctgcccctccccggggCGGTGGTCCAGTGACGTCACTGCCTCTTTAAGACCCCCCGCCTCCGCCCCCCGTCCGCACACTCTGCGGTTCCTACGAATCCCTGTAGACTTCTTCGCAGGTGAGCCGGGGGAAATGCCAGTGTTGGAGGGGAAGAGGCGGACTCCTCGAGGAGTGGGGTGCAGGGGGCGTGGCGGCGTGGGTGGGGGTGCATGTAGAGAACTTGGACTTACCTGGGTGGGGGGGCCACCGGGGCACAGCCCCTGGGCGGGGGTCTGCACCGAAGCCGCGGAGAGCTGATCAGGTCCTTCTGCAGCCACGGAAGGGTTAaacgcccctccccctccccgggaCAAAGGCACCGAAACCcgggcgcccctcccccacctgcgcTGCTCTCTGGGGcggggctcccctccccctcacctaCCGGAGCGGACCCTGCTGATAACCGCCGCCATTAAGCCCTTCCCGCAGCGCGGCTCACAGGCCGGGGGTCTGCGGACCCTTCTTCGGACCGGACTCAGAAGGGAAATAGGGATCGAAAGCAGGAGGGGGCGCCCTCGGACCAAGGTGGCCCCGTAGTGTGCGGAAAGAGAAGTGGTCGAGGGCAGGGGTAGGGTCTTGGAGGGGAGAGGTGCCGGGTGCATAGGCCGGCGCTAACACCGCCAGAGGCGTGGAGGGCCGACACCCGGGTTGGGATGAGCGCGGTCTGGGCCGCCCCGTCCGATCTCCCCCGAGGTCTTTAGCCCCGCCAGGTATGGGCGGGATGCAAATGAGGAGTGCACGGTCTGTCCTCTGGCCACACTGCTGGGGCCGGTGCTAAATTCAGGTCCAGATCGTGTGCGGGAACTTTGGGTAATGGAGAGCCCCAACAGGACCCCGAACAGAACTGACCCCCGAATTGAGCCACAACACTAAGTGAGATGTGAAGGGAGACAAGTGAGGGGCCGGAGCTGCTGCCCAGGGGCCGGTTCACTGGACACACTCCAAGGGTTTAGGTCCTTTTAGGGGAATTGAGTCCTGAGAGGTTGGCGTTTTGAGCAAGAAGGCACAAGAAAATGTCCCCAACCTTGGAGGTATGTTCAGGTGACCCTAAGGGAGGGCAGAAGAGCAGGACCCAGTGGGGCAGCAGGTAGCCATGAGGAAGAAGTGCTTTTGGGTGAGagggtggtattttttttttcttcttcttcttaatttCTCCTGCCCCTCTGGAGTTTGCTGCTGGGCTGGGCCAAGTAGGGCCAGGCAAGGCCAGAGATGAAGGATCACCTGAGACACAAATGTCATTACCCTCCTGGGGGTATGGAACCAGGTTGGGGTGAGGGGTTTGGACACAGCTATTGGGTGGTGGGAGGAAGCTGGGATCTCTAATCTTGATTTTGAAACTGACAGGTTTTGAGCTTGAAACTCATGGCTAGAGCCAACCCACCATCTGTGTGCCCCAAGGAGGCCATCTGGAAATTGccctctcttttgttttgttttgttttgtttttgctacttTGCTGTCTGATAGAATATATGCAAAGTGGCTGGGGCGGTAGACTAGCATCAGTATAGGCTTCATGTCTCATTTGCACTCAAAGCAGCCAGGACTGGGTCACTTACTTACTTGCTCTTGTTAGTCAAGACAATCACATAACCAAGGAAAAAATTACATGCTCAAACATCAAGTGTTCGTTTTGCCCATGAGAAAATGAGGCTTGGGAAGAGTGCCCTGCCCATGGTGTACTGACTTCCTGGGTTCATACTCTCGCTGCCCTGTGTGGTGGCCACAGCTCATTGGGAACAAAGGGTCTGGACCAGCCTGTCTTCACGTTAGTCTGCTTCTGTCCCCCAGTGCAGCTCCTCTCAACCTCAACTTTGCCATGGCTTCCGCTGGTCTGCAAATCCTGGGGATCATCCTGACACTGCTTGGCTGGGTGAATGCTCTGGTGTCCTGTGCCCTGCCCCTGTGGAAGGTGACCGCCTTCATCGGCAACAGCATCGTGGTGGCCCAGGTGGTGTGGGAGGGGCTGTGGATGTCCTGCGTGGTGCAGAGCACAGGCCAGATGCAGTGCAAGGTGTACGACTCCCTGCTGGCACTGCCCCAGGACCTGCAGGCCGCCCGCGCCCTCTGCGTCGTCGCCCTCCTCTTGGCCCTGCTCGGGCTGCTGGTCTACCTCGCGGGAGCCAAGTGCACCACCTGCGTGGAGGACAAGGACTCCAAAGCCCGTCTGGTGCTAGTCTCTGGGATCATCTTTGTCATCTCTGGGGTCCTGATCCTCATCCCCGTCTGCTGGACGGCTCACGCCATCATCCGGGACTTCTACAACCCCCTGG from Halichoerus grypus chromosome 6, mHalGry1.hap1.1, whole genome shotgun sequence harbors:
- the THOC6 gene encoding THO complex subunit 6 codes for the protein MERAVPYAVPLGQMEVFQALQRLHMTIFSQSVSPCGKFLAAGNNYGQIAIFSLSAALSSEAKEESKKPVVTFQAHDGPVYSMVSTDRHLLSAGDGEVKAWLWAEILKKGCKELWRRQPPYRTSLEVPEINALLLVPKENSLILAGGDCQLHTMDLETGAFTRALRGHTDYIHCLALRERSPEVLSGGEDGAVRLWDLRTAKEVQTIEVYKHEECSRPHNGRWIGCLATDSDWMVCGGGPALTLWHLRSSTPTTIFPMRAPQKHVTFYQDLILSAGQGRCVNQWQLSGELKAQVPGSSPGLLSLSLNQQPAAPECKVLTAAGNSCRVDVFTNLGYRAFSLSF
- the HCFC1R1 gene encoding host cell factor C1 regulator 1 isoform X2, which gives rise to MILQQPLERGPPGRAQRDPRAASGTPRAQDVREPLRKQFLSEENMATHFSRLSLHNDHPYCSPPMAFPPSLPPLRSPCSELLLWRYPGNLIPEALRLLRLGDTPTPHYPATQAGEIMEL
- the HCFC1R1 gene encoding host cell factor C1 regulator 1 isoform X1 codes for the protein MILQQPLERGPPGRAQRDPRAASGTPRAQDVSSPLRGAVPMSTKRRLEEEQEPLRKQFLSEENMATHFSRLSLHNDHPYCSPPMAFPPSLPPLRSPCSELLLWRYPGNLIPEALRLLRLGDTPTPHYPATQAGEIMEL
- the TNFRSF12A gene encoding tumor necrosis factor receptor superfamily member 12A, encoding MVPGPLRPLPRLLVLGLGLALLGAAVGERVPGTTPCSRGSSWSADLDKCMDCASCPARPHSDFCLGCAAAPPASFPLLWPILGGALSLALVLGLLSGFLVWRRCRRREKFTTPIEETGGEGCPGVALIQ
- the CLDN6 gene encoding claudin-6: MASAGLQILGIILTLLGWVNALVSCALPLWKVTAFIGNSIVVAQVVWEGLWMSCVVQSTGQMQCKVYDSLLALPQDLQAARALCVVALLLALLGLLVYLAGAKCTTCVEDKDSKARLVLVSGIIFVISGVLILIPVCWTAHAIIRDFYNPLVSDAQKRELGASLYLGWAASGLLLLGGGLLCCTCPSGGSRGSNHYMARYSASAAHATSQGVPEYPTKNYV